One genomic region from Knoellia sp. p5-6-4 encodes:
- a CDS encoding PfkB family carbohydrate kinase, with product MGALGASRRPSAAVVGGVSWNQVIDVPRLPQGRTETLFATAAREGIGATGSGKALNLARLGFATRLHALVGDDPEGDRAAAELADAGVDLTRVTDPAGTERHVNLMDPAGRRASVYVNGGTHDPDDSMVSAEELAAFTVGADYVWVNLANYARRVLPALAAADTPVWVDVHDWDGEQEFHRDFVAAARYLFLSDEALDDAVGFAGHLARSRELVVVTHGSRGATALLPGHEPLFVPPVEVDAVDPNGAGDAFCAGVAYGHSRGWDWPRSLRAGAAVAAGCVASPHLADPTLDEQWLERQVGVRA from the coding sequence ATGGGTGCCCTGGGCGCGTCGCGCCGGCCGAGCGCGGCGGTGGTCGGCGGCGTGAGCTGGAACCAGGTCATCGACGTGCCCCGGCTGCCGCAGGGTCGCACGGAGACCCTCTTCGCCACCGCGGCACGGGAAGGCATCGGTGCGACCGGCTCGGGCAAGGCCCTGAACCTGGCCCGGCTGGGATTCGCCACCCGGCTGCACGCCCTGGTCGGCGACGACCCCGAGGGGGACCGTGCTGCTGCGGAGCTGGCCGACGCAGGGGTGGACCTGACCCGGGTGACCGACCCCGCCGGCACCGAGCGGCACGTCAACCTCATGGACCCCGCGGGCCGTCGGGCGAGCGTCTACGTCAACGGCGGCACGCACGACCCGGACGACTCCATGGTCTCGGCCGAGGAGCTGGCGGCCTTCACGGTCGGGGCCGACTACGTGTGGGTCAACCTGGCCAACTACGCCCGGAGGGTGCTGCCCGCCCTGGCCGCCGCCGACACCCCCGTCTGGGTGGACGTGCACGACTGGGACGGGGAGCAGGAGTTCCACCGCGACTTCGTCGCCGCGGCCCGCTACCTCTTCCTCTCCGACGAGGCGCTGGACGACGCCGTGGGCTTCGCCGGCCACCTGGCGCGCAGCCGGGAACTCGTGGTGGTGACCCACGGGAGCCGGGGTGCGACGGCGCTGCTGCCGGGCCACGAGCCGCTGTTCGTGCCACCGGTCGAGGTGGACGCGGTCGACCCGAACGGTGCCGGTGACGCGTTCTGCGCCGGGGTCGCCTACGGGCACAGCCGCGGCTGGGACTGGCCGCGGAGCCTGCGTGCCGGGGCCGCCGTCGCGGCGGGGTGCGTCGCGAGCCCGCACCTGGCCGACCCCACCCTCGACGAGCAGTGGCTCGAGCGCCAGGTGGGTGTCCGTGCCTGA
- a CDS encoding fructosamine kinase family protein, which translates to MPESRPEEVFRKGSASAPEGYFRWEAAGLAWLGSASAGAAVAEVLEVADHHLDLRRLTFVNPDPVAAEAFGAALARTHDAGAPAFGSPPDGWVGDGFLGPLSEPLPLTLRASDSWGEFHAAQLLRTLALAVDRGVYRRSDIALVEAIAARVARGEFDDGAPPARIHGDLWSGNLLWTRDGAVLIDPAAHGGHRESDLAMLALFGCPHLEFVLPGYLAQHRLDAQWPERVALHQLHPLMVHAVLFGGGYVRQSLEHARRYR; encoded by the coding sequence GTGCCTGAGTCGAGGCCGGAGGAGGTCTTCCGCAAGGGCAGCGCCAGTGCGCCCGAGGGCTACTTCCGGTGGGAGGCGGCCGGTCTCGCGTGGCTGGGGTCCGCGTCGGCTGGGGCGGCCGTCGCCGAGGTGCTCGAGGTCGCAGACCACCACCTCGACCTGCGGCGTCTGACCTTCGTCAACCCCGACCCCGTGGCGGCGGAGGCCTTCGGCGCGGCCCTGGCCCGCACCCACGACGCCGGTGCACCGGCCTTCGGCTCGCCACCGGACGGCTGGGTCGGCGACGGTTTCCTCGGGCCGCTCTCGGAGCCGCTGCCGCTGACCCTGCGGGCGAGCGACTCCTGGGGCGAGTTCCACGCGGCCCAGCTCCTGCGCACCCTGGCGCTTGCCGTCGACAGAGGTGTCTACCGCAGATCCGATATCGCACTAGTCGAGGCAATCGCGGCTCGGGTGGCGCGGGGCGAGTTCGACGACGGGGCGCCGCCCGCCCGCATCCACGGCGACCTCTGGTCCGGCAACCTGCTGTGGACCCGAGACGGCGCCGTGCTCATCGACCCAGCGGCGCACGGAGGCCACCGCGAGAGCGACCTGGCCATGCTGGCCCTCTTCGGCTGCCCGCACCTGGAGTTCGTCCTCCCCGGGTACCTCGCCCAGCACCGGCTCGACGCCCAGTGGCCCGAGCGCGTCGCCCTGCACCAGCTGCACCCGCTGATGGTGCACGCCGTGCTGTTCGGGGGAGGGTACGTGCGGCAGAGCCTGGAGCACGCCCGCCGCTACCGCTGA